The genomic stretch TTTTATCATCAAGCCTGCAGTATTTCTTTATCTGCCTTTCACCCATCTGGGAGTTGAGGAGAATTTTCTCGCCCCTGAAACGTTCCTTCTGCATCCGGTGGGCGTTCATCACTCTGTCTCTCATGCTTTCGGAGGATTCTCCGTCATCAAGCCCTGCCAGTTCCTTCAAATCCACCGCCTTCACTTCCATATGTATGTCTATTCTGTCCAGCAGAGGCCCTGAAAGGCGCGCGCGGTACTTCTGCACCTGAGAGGGGGCGCAGGTGCATTCCCGTCTGGAATCGCCGTAATAGCCGCAGGGGCAGGGGTTGCAGGCTGCCACAAGCATGAACGAGGCAGGGTATTTCACTGTTCTGTCCGCTCTGGCCACTGTTACCTCCTTGTCCTCCATAGGCTGACGGAGGGTTTCAAGAACACTGCGGTTAAACTCCAGAAACTCGTCCATGAAGAGTATTCCGTTATGGGCTATGCTCACCTGACCGGGCTTGGCGCGGGAGGTTCCCCCGACTATTGAGACAGAGCTGCTTGTGTGATGAGGCGAAACAAAGGGGCGCTCAAAGCTTATATCGGAAACATTCCTCACAAGCCCCGCAACAGAATGGATCTTGAGAGTTTCTATAGCCTCCTCCATATCCAGCGGAGGCAGAATCCCCGGCAGCCTGCGGGCAATCATTGTCTTGCCGCTTCCGGGCGGGCCGATCATGAGAATATTGTGCATTCCGGCGGCGGCAACCTCCGCTGCACGGCGGGCTGTGAACTGCCCCTTTACATCCCTGAAATCATGCATGAGCTCACGGGCGGGAAGCTCACAGGCATCCTTGTTCCCGGCGAATGTAACCCCGCCGTTTCCCCCAAGCCACGCAAGCACTTCCGAGAGGTTTTCCGCACCGCCTATCTTAATCCCGCTGACGAGAGAGGCCTCAGCCATGTTCTCCTTCGGCAGAATGACAGTCTCGAACCCTTTCTCACGGGCGGCATAGGTTACAGACAAAACCCCGCTCACGGGGCGGAGCTTTCCGTCCAGCGAAAGTTCCCCTATGAAAAGGGTTTTATCCGTATCTGCGTCTATGTGCCCGGCGGATTTGAGAAGACCCACAGCAACAGGCAGGTCAAAACCCGTCCCCTCCTTGCGGAAGTCCGCAGGGGCGAAGTTGATTGTGATCGGCTTGTTGAATATGGAGAAACCCATGTTTTTCAGGGCGGAGCGCACCCTGTCCCTGCTTTCCCGCACGGAGGTCTCAGCAAGCCCCACCATGCTGAACGACGGGAGGCCTACATTAGCCGTGTCCACCTCAACCTCAATGAGAACCCCCTCAATCCCTGCCACATGGGCGGAAAAAATACGGCAAAACATCTCCCCTCCGTAATCCGTCACAATATGGGAGTATATGTCAATAAACAGGATATGTTCAATAGTAAAGGCTTGCGCAGTACAGGGGAACAGCTCAGGCATTTTAACTGTTATTAAATAAATTTCATTTTCTGCTTATACAGCAGCAATATTTTTTTAACTTTTTCCTGAAAAGCGGTTGACACAAGCTGAGTAAACAGGGAAAATCAGGTTATAAGTTATGGTTCATAACCACCCCATGCGCTTACTGACAACTTTCCCATACAGGCGGGGCAAACCTATGAGAAAGCGAGACTACACAAAGCGGCTGGCAGGAGATTTATACGGTGGGATAACCGCAGGGGTTATTGCCCTCCCCCTTGCGCTGGCTTTCGGAGTGGCCAGCGGTGCAGGTGCGCAGGCCGGGCTTTACGGCGCAATAATTCTGGGGCTGACAGCAGCAGTCTTCGGGGGAACACCTGTGCAGATTTCAGGTCCCACAGGCCCCATGACGGTGGTTACCGCATCCGCCGTTGCTCTCTACCACGGGGATATGACCTTTGTCATCACTATAATCTTCCTCGGCGGACTGTTTCAGGTACTTCTCGGTTTCTGCCGCATAGGCGGACTGATCCGCTACATCCCCTATCCTGTAATATCCGGCTTTATGACTGGGATCGGCATAATTATAATCCTGCTCCAGATCCATCCGCTCACCGGAGCCGGAAGCGTGCGCTCCCCGATCATGGCGATTTCAGAGGCGGGCAGGATTTTCACGGATTTCAGCCCAAACGACCTTGCGCTGGGGCTCATAACCCTCGCCATTGTTTTTCTCACACCTAAAAAGGTGACCCGCGTTCTCCCCTCCCCGCTCATAGCGCTCATAGGGGTAACCGCTTTTGCCGGTTTCATGGGATTTAACACTGCGGTGATAGGCCACATTCCATCCGGGCTGCCCTCGTTTCATCTGCCGGTGTTTTCCATATCGCAGCTTACTTTTATAGTTACCACGGCGATGAGCCTCGCCGTACTCGGTTCCATTGACAGCCTGCTCACCTCCCTTGTTTCGGATTCGCTCACCCGTACCAAACATAACCCCAACAAGGAACTTTTCGGTCAGGGGCTGGGAAACATGCTCTCCTCTCTGGCGGGCGGAATCCCCGGCGCGGGAGCAACTATGCGCACGGTAATAAATGTCAAATCCGGCGGAACAACAAGACTCTCCGGGATCGTACATGCACTTCTCCTTCTGGGGTTCGTTCTCGGCTTCGGTGAACAGGCTGAGAGAGTGCCTCTCTCTGTTCTGGCGGGGATACTGATCAAGGTCGGGTTTGATATTGTGGACTACCGTTTCCTGAAAATAATCCGCAAGGCTCCGCGGCATGACATAGCGGTGATGTCCATTGTCCTTGTGCTTACGGTCTTTGTGGATCTCATTGTGGCTGTGGGTGTGGGGCTTGTGGCGGCCTCCGTTCTTCTCACCTACCGAATATCCACACAGACACAGACTCAGGTTGATGACGTGGATCTGGAAACGGCAGACTCCGCCCCCTGCGGTTCACCGGCGGGCAACAGGCATCAGATAAGGGTTGTGGATGTGAACGGCCCGTTCTTCTTCGGTTCCGCAACTCAGGTTGTGGGAAAGGTGGGGAGCATACTGGACAATGAGGTGATTATATTCAACTGTTCAAAGGTTCCGTTCATAGATTATTCGGGTTTTTTCGCCCTCACGGAAATGCTGGTGAATATTAAAGAGAGCGGCATAATAGCCATGATAGTGGCAAATGACGCGCTGAAAGAAAGGCTTACGGATCTTGAAATAAACGGGTATCTCCCGCCTCAGCATATTTTCCCTACACTGGGCGGAGCCTTTGCACACGCAAGAAAGCACATATGCGAAGATGAGAAAAAGAAGACCGCGCCGCAGCTGAGCAGCCTTTAAGCCGCGGTTATTTCCCCATATCGCGCATGTATTCGTCGTATGACTGTTCAGCCCTTTTCAGACAGTCTTCCCTGTCTGTTCCCCTGAGTTCTTCGCACTGCCTGCGCTCGTTTGCCTGAATCCCTTCATAGATGTTTCTTTTGGTGCATGAAGAGAGCAGAAAAGCCAGTGCAAGCGCGATCAGAAGCGAAACACGCATTTTTCAATACCCTTTGTACAGATACATGAAGTGAGCTCCGCCCGCAAGATTCAGCCCTTCGACTCTGCCGAAGAATTTATCCCACACGGAGATCTTTTTATCAAAGTTTCTCAGTTCCACATTTTCAAGTTTGAGCTCGTTTTTCATCTCCTCGAAAGCGTCCCTTCTGCTGCCGAGGTTATCCACAAAGCCCATGTCAAAGGCGCGTTTTCCGGTGAAGACTCTGCCGTCCGCCTGTGCGCGGAGCACAGCCTCATCCATATTCCTGCGCTTTTGTATATCCTCTATAAACTGCTCATACATATCCATCACGGTGGTCATGAGGATCTGCTTCTCCGCCTCGGTCATTTCCCTGTCAGGTGAGCCTATATCCTTGAATTCCCCGCTTTTCAGCGAAAAGTTTTTTATGCCTATGGTGTTCATGAGCTTTTCGTAGTTGGAAAGCTGCATTATAACCCCTATGCTCCCCGTAATTGTGGTGGGCATGGCAAATATCCGGTCGCAGGCAGCGGAAACGTAATATCCGCCGGAGGCCGCCACACTCTCCATGGAGGCATAAACAGGCTTGTTGATTGTCTGGATATAGTCGAAAATTTCCTTGGTCGGCGTTATGACACCGCCGGGGCTGTTCACCCTGATGATAATCCCCTTGACCTTCTCGTTTTTGGAAAGTTCCTCAAGGGATTCTATAACCGAATCAGCATCGTAAATTATCCCGGTTATCGAAAGCTCCGCCACGGTGTTTTCCGGCAGATGACCGCTCTGTGCACCGCTGAGAACATAAACAGCCCTGCCCACCAGACCGAGTATGAGCAGAACCATAATTACCTTTATTGCTGTTTTCCCTATGTTTTTCTTCATAGCGCCCTCTTTAACGGATTAATACCAGAATAAAGGCACACAGTAAAGGCAATATAGGGAACACGGGGCTTGAACCAATCCGTATAAATGCTATCCTTATATTAATACGGAGGACAATAAATGGACAACTTCACACTGAACATCCCCACTAAAATCTTCTTCGGCAGAAACCAGATAAAGGTTCTGGGCAGACAGATAGAAAAATACGGCGCAACACGTGTGCTCATCTGCTACGGCAGTAAAAGAATAAAACAGGACGGACTTTTCCGTACCATCACGGACAAACTCACGGACAGAGGGCTTTTTTACACAGAACTGGGCGGAATCGCGCCTAACCCCCGCATAACAAGCGTGCGCGAAGGTGTGCGCATATGCAGGGAGGAGAACATAGACTTCATCCTCGCTGTCGGCGGCGGCAGCGTTATAGACTGCGCCAAGCTCATAGCGGGTTCAGTGAACTATGAAGGCGACCCGTGGGACTTCTGCCTGCGCAAAGCCGCCATAAACAAAGCACTGCCCATAGGCACAGTGCTCACCCTCGCTGCCACCGGCTCGGAATCAAACGGAAACGCAGTAATCTCAAACATCGAAACAGGTCAGAAGCTGGCGGTGTACTCACCCATACTCTGGCCTAAGTTTTCCATACTTGATCCCGAATACACGTACACCGTGCCCCCCTTCCACACTGCGGCGGGCATTGCGGACATAATGAGCCATATATTCGAGCAGTATTTCTCCCCCACGCCGGACACCTTCACACAGGACAGGCTTTCAGAAGCACTGCTGAAAACATGCCTGAAATACGCGCCGGTAGTTATGGAAAACCCGCACGACTACACAGCGCGGGCGGAAATTCTCTGGGCGGGGAACCTTGCCTTAAACACCCTCCTCTCCCTCGGCAGGGAAGGGGACTGGGCGAACCACTCCATAGAGCATGAGGTGAGTGCATTATTTGACATCTCCCACGGGGCAGGGCTTGCGATCCTTTTTCCCAACTGGATGAAATATGTGATGGATGACAGCAATGCCGATAAATTCTACAGTCTCGCGGTAAATGTTTTCGGCGTTGCGGAAAGAGATGATAAAAAAGCCGCCGCCCTTGAGGGGATTGACCGCCTGAGAGCCTTCTACAGCTCCATAGGGCTCCCGGCAAGGCTCTCCGAAACAGGAGTGGAGGAGGATTCGCTTCAGAAAATGGCCGAAGGCGCTGTGCGATTCGGTGAAATAGGCGAGTTCAGAAAGCTTAAATCAAAGGATATACTTGCCATTCTCAAAATGGCTTACTGACGGAGGCGGATATGGGCATCGGATTCAGGGCTTACGTAGTATCTGAAAACACAGACGGCACATACTCAGGAAATATCACCGAACGCAGCACGGATGATCTGCCCGCGGGTGAGGTACTGATCCGTGTACGCTATTCATCCCTGAACTATAAGGATGCGCTCTCAGCCTCCGGCAATAAAGGCGTTACGAAAAAATATCCTCACACCCCCGGCATTGACGCTGCCGGGGAGGTGGCTAAATGCACTGACGGCAGCTTCAAAGAGGGCGACAGGGTAATTGTCACCGGCTATGACCTCGGCATGAACACCTCAGGCGGCTTCGGAGAGTATATACGTGTTCCGTCCGCGTGGGTTCTCCCCTTGCCTGACGGGCTTACAATGAAGGAGAGCACGTCCCTAGGCACGGCGGGGCTCACCGCTGCGCTCTGCGTGGACGGACTGCTGCATTCGGGACTCAGGGGCGGAAGCATAGCGGTGACAGGGGCAACAGGCGGCGTGGGGAGCGTAGCTCTCTCAATTCTGGCTGCCGAAGGCTTTTCCCCATGGGCTGTCACCGGTAAGCCGGAGCTTGAGCCTTTCCTCAGAAGCCTCGGAGCAGAAAACGTCATCTCCGTTACTGACTTCACCGCAGGTTCGGAAAAGCCGCTTATGAAGCCCGTGTGGGACGGTGGTATAGATGTTCTCGGCGGAAGCGCCCTGTCCGCCATGCTGAAATCAGTTAAATACGGCGGCGCTGTTTCCTGCTGCGGTCTCGCACTCTCTCCGGAGCTTAACATCAATGTTTTCCCGTTCATCCTCCGCGGGATAAGCCTCATAGGGGTTGATTCCGTGGAATGCCCGAAGGATAAGCGGATCAAGGCATGGAACAGGCTTGCGGGGGAATGGAAACCTGCCGCACTCGCCGAGTTCACTGCGGAAACAGACCTCAGCGGGCTTGATGAAAAAATAAAAGCCATGCTGGACGGAAAGGCCGCCGGACGCACAGTGATAAGGCTCTGAAAATACACTTTAACATACACTTTTATATTGATAATTTGCTGATTCTGCCTGATCATGTGCTATGAAAGTTAAATTTGCCCAAAGTCTGCCTTATAAGCAGGCTAAGATGACTTTTTTTATTGCCTTCACCCTTGGGCTTCTGCTCAGTATAGTTCTGCTCTGGTTCGATTTCAGGAAAGAACAGGCAGGTGTGAAGGAGCGTCTGGAAAAAATAACCGCCATGATGTCCCATACGGCGGGGCATGCCCTTGTCACCGGAAACAGAAGCCTCGCTCAGGGCATAACAGACGGCCTTGTGGAAGTGGGGATAGTAAAAAAAGTCAGCCTTGTAAATGATAAAAATGAAATACTAGCCATAAGCGAGGCACGGAGCACGGAAGCCGGATACCCCATCAGGTTCCTTGAAGATATGTACACAGGGCAGACCTCCTTCCGCTTCCCTCTGATCTACGGCAAAAACTGGCACTATGCAGGCTACGCCGAAATATACCCCAACATACGAAGCATTTCAGAGGACTTTGCCGCCCATGCCGGAACGGTAATCATAAGCACATTCATTGTCACCGCTGTTCTGTCGCTGCTTTATGCTGTTTCGTTTCACCTCACCCTTGTGCGGCAGATTCAGAAGATAGCCGAAAAGCTCGCCGGAGCAGACCCCTCAAACCAGTCCATATACAGCATTAATATTTCTGAAAGGCATGCCAAGGATGAGCTCGGCGTACTAACAGAATCACTTAATATCCTCTTTGCCCGCTACCACGACAACCTGCTGAAAGTCAGCAGAACAGAGGAACTGAAAGCCGCCAAGGAAGCGGCGGATGCAGCCAACAGAGCAAAAAGCGAGTTTCTGGCCAACATCAGCCATGAAATACGCACACCCATGAATATCATCCTCGGTTTTGCGGAAATACTCGGCAGGGACATAAGGGAGCCTGAACACGCCAGCCTCCTCAGTTCCATCAGAGACAGCGGCGAAACCCTTATGAAACTTATCAACGACCTGCTTGATCTTTCCAAAATAGAGTCGGGCAAAATAGACATCAACCCCACACCGCTTAACATAGGCTCCGTTGTTGACGAAACGGTCAAAATCTTCTCCGAGACAGCAGGGCAGAAGGGGCTTAAGCTCATTCTCAATACTGGCGGATGCAGCGGGCAGATCCTTTTTGACGGAATCAGACTGCGGCAGATACTCTTTAATCTGGTGGGAAATGCCGTGAAGTTCACAGAATCCGGCTTTATCAGGCTCTCGTGCCGTGAGGAAAAAACAGGAGACAGGCTCTGTTCCGTCATCATAACGGTGGAGGACAGCGGCATGGGTATTGACGAAAGTCAGCTTGAAACCATATTCGAAAACTTTGCACAGCAGCAGGGGCAGGATCACGCCAGATACGGCGGCACAGGGCTGGGGCTTGCCATAACGAAAAAACTCACGGAAGCAATGAACGGCACGATTGCCGTATCCAGTACGAAAGGCAGTGGCTCGCTCTTCACAGTGAAGTTCAGAGATGTGAGAATATGTGATGCGCCTCTGCAAAAAACCGCAGCCAAGGGAACAGTGACTTTTGAACCGGCTCTTATACTGGTGGCGGACGACAGCCCGCAGAACCGTTTCCTGATCCGCCTGATGCTGAAAGATCATCCTTTTACATTTATCGAGGCGGAAAACGGGCGGGATGCATACGTAAAAGCGGCTGCGCATCTGCCGGATGCAGTTCTTCTGGATATGAAAATGCCCGGAACGGACGGCTACGCCGCGGCTAAGCTTTTTAAAAGCGACCAGACCACAGCGCATATACCGCTCATAGCCGTTTCCGCGGATGTACTCAGTGACAGAGTGGAGGAGGCATTCGCTTCCGGCTGCTCGGCATATGTGAAAAAACCCATAATTTCATCAGAACTTACCGACGCACTCAAGGTCTTTCTTAAACACAGTGAGGAGAACCGGGCCGAAGAGGAAGCGCCCCAGCCTTCAGCGAATATAACGGAAGAGCAGCGCAAAATTATCCGCAGCGAACTCTATGATAGATGGCAGATGATCTCACGCAGGTTCGTAATAAGCGACATGGAAAACTTCGCCGCACTTGCTCTTTCCCTTGCCGAAAGGGAAAATATAAAAGAATTGAAAAACTGGGCAGAAAAACTTGCAAAAGATGCAAAAGAGTTCGATATTGACTCATTAACCGGAACGATAGATAATTTCACCGGATTCATATAAGGAGAAAACATGAGCGACAAATGCGGATGCGGAAGCGGCGGCTGCGGCAGCCACGACCATGACCACGAAATTGATGAAGAGAATATGGTGAGCATGGCTTTTGCCATGGAGAAAGAGTTTATGGACGAAATCAATCAGGCTTGCGAAGTAAACGGAATGAGCTTTGAAGAGTTCGTTTACAGCTGCCTTGAAGTGGGCATCGGCATAACAAACGGCGACCTGCATCTTATAGATTCGGAAACCGGAAAAAGAGTGGAATAAGACTGCAGTCTCTTCCGCTGTGTTCAGCAACGGAAGAGACGTTAAAACTAGACTGCCAAATCACTTTTCTTGTTTTTCCCCAACTCTTTGCCCGAATGGAAAAGAGAAAGCCCCACAGTAAGCGGCCCGACCCTTCCCAAAAACATAAGAAGCGTTACAATGATTTTCCCCGTATTTCCCAGTTCACCGGTTATGCCCATGCTGAGTCCTACTGTGCCCAATGCTGAGGCTGCCTCAAACACAAGCTTAATATATTCCTGCTCCTCCGCCATGCTCAGCGTGAAAACTCCCGCAGCAAGCACTCCAATATAAATCGATACGGAAGCAACCGCAGTCATAAGTCTTATATCGGGAATTGAATGTCCGAAAAAGGTTACGGTGCTTCTGCCCCTTAAGATACTCATCACTATACCTATGCACGAGGATACTGATGTTGTTTTTATCCCCCCTCCGGTGCCGCTCGGCGACGCTCCGATTACCATAGCTATAATCAGAAGAGTAAGAGAGGCAGGGGCAAGATTGCCGATAGGCACGGTGTTAAACCCGGCTGTTGTTGAGGCGGTCATAACCTGAAAAGACGAAATAAGAATTCCTTCTGAGAATCCGGCGTTTCTCAGCGAAGGTTCGGACAGATAAAAAAGAGGCACACACACGAAGAAGATCAGTGCTGTAAGCACCAGAATAACCTTTGATGTGAAGGTTACCCTGTAAGCTCTGCTCTTTACCGCCAGAAACGCATCATGCAGAACAATAAACCCTATCGAGCCCATATAGCAGAGTGAACCTACCGTTACACATATCACCCAGTTGTCCTTAAAACTCTCCATGCTGTTGCTGAAAGTGCTGAAACCCGAAGTGGTGAATGCGGACACTGCATGAAATAAAGCCATCCACAGCGGAGACTCCACACCTGATGCCCTGAACTCCAGAAACAGGATCAGAGTTCCGATAAACTCAATTATCAGTGTAAAAACTGCAACCTGAAAAATAAAGCTGTGGATTTTAAACTCCGAAGGGAGGCTGAACTCAGTCCCCAGTATTCCGTTTCTCACATTTGAAAGCTGCCTGCCTCTGGCGAGTATGATAAACGAAGTCAGGGTCATATAGCCTATTCCCCCAAGCTGGAATAAGACCAGAATAACTATCTGTCCGAAAAGCGTATACGAATCCGATACGCTGACAGTGCTCAACCCTGTTGTGGAAACGGCAGATGTAACATTAAAAAGATTGTCTATTACTTTTACGTCAGTTACCTGAGAGATCGGAAGGGACAAAAAGGCTGTTCCGATAATAACATAGGATAAAAATCCCAGTACAAGAAACTGAAAAGGCTTCAATCCCGATACAAATCGCATACATTCTCCTGAAATTTCTAAGGCTGAATTTTTTCCTGAAAAAGAGTGTGAAAGATTGATGATATTTGCGGAGTAAGTACCGCTTTTAGATCTGAAACTACTGTGTTCTTATGTGAACATCCGACAGTTTGCATGCGGAGTTTATATTCCTCTCACCTCCGCAAGTCAATACAAATAATATTAAACACTTATATACAAATAGGTTAAGCTACCCCGAAAGCCCCCTGAGAGCTTTCTTGAGGTTTTCCTCAAATGAGCAGTCACCGGAGTATGAGGCGCGGACGGCGTTTTCGGCATCCTTTCTTGAGTAGCCGAGGTTGCACAGGGCGCTCACCACATCTTCCGAGTTGTCATCAGGCTTGGCCTCTGTTTTGAACACGAGATCAAATTTATCCTTAAGCTCTAATATAATCCTCTCAGCCGTTTTCAGCCCTATGCCGGGAATACCCTTAATCTTCACCACATCCCCGGAGACAACAGCCTTCTCAAATGACTTAACATCAAGCCCGGAAAGGATGGCAAGCGCCATCTTAGGCCCCACCTTACTTATTGAAGTGAGGAGGATGAACAGTTTTTTCTCCTCAAGGGTGACAAAACCGAACAGGCTTATGTCGTCCTCACGGACATTCATCAGTGTATAAAGAGAGGCCTTCTCCCCTATGTCAGGCAGGGAAGCGAAACTCTGCATGGAGATCCCCACACGGAAAGCAACCGCTCCCGTGTCTATCACTGCGAAATCCGGGTGTTTTTCCAGCAGTTCGCCCTTAACTCTGTAGATCAATACCGCCTCCCGGTTATATCAAGTCCCAGACACACAGCCACAGCCAGCGCATCCGATGCGTCCAGCGGGGTTTTGCCCATCTTAATGCCGAGCAGAACCTCCACCATGTGGCGCACCTGCTCCTTATCCGCCTTGCCGTAGCCCACAACGGATTTCTTCACCTGAAGCGCCGTATATTCGCTCACGGGCATCCCGCAGGAGAGCAGAGTGGCAATTATAGCGCCCCTTGTCTGCCCCAGAAGCATGGCGCTCTTTATATTTACCGACTGGAAAACATCCTCA from Geovibrio ferrireducens encodes the following:
- a CDS encoding ATP-binding protein, coding for MTFFIAFTLGLLLSIVLLWFDFRKEQAGVKERLEKITAMMSHTAGHALVTGNRSLAQGITDGLVEVGIVKKVSLVNDKNEILAISEARSTEAGYPIRFLEDMYTGQTSFRFPLIYGKNWHYAGYAEIYPNIRSISEDFAAHAGTVIISTFIVTAVLSLLYAVSFHLTLVRQIQKIAEKLAGADPSNQSIYSINISERHAKDELGVLTESLNILFARYHDNLLKVSRTEELKAAKEAADAANRAKSEFLANISHEIRTPMNIILGFAEILGRDIREPEHASLLSSIRDSGETLMKLINDLLDLSKIESGKIDINPTPLNIGSVVDETVKIFSETAGQKGLKLILNTGGCSGQILFDGIRLRQILFNLVGNAVKFTESGFIRLSCREEKTGDRLCSVIITVEDSGMGIDESQLETIFENFAQQQGQDHARYGGTGLGLAITKKLTEAMNGTIAVSSTKGSGSLFTVKFRDVRICDAPLQKTAAKGTVTFEPALILVADDSPQNRFLIRLMLKDHPFTFIEAENGRDAYVKAAAHLPDAVLLDMKMPGTDGYAAAKLFKSDQTTAHIPLIAVSADVLSDRVEEAFASGCSAYVKKPIISSELTDALKVFLKHSEENRAEEEAPQPSANITEEQRKIIRSELYDRWQMISRRFVISDMENFAALALSLAERENIKELKNWAEKLAKDAKEFDIDSLTGTIDNFTGFI
- a CDS encoding TrkH family potassium uptake protein; translation: MRFVSGLKPFQFLVLGFLSYVIIGTAFLSLPISQVTDVKVIDNLFNVTSAVSTTGLSTVSVSDSYTLFGQIVILVLFQLGGIGYMTLTSFIILARGRQLSNVRNGILGTEFSLPSEFKIHSFIFQVAVFTLIIEFIGTLILFLEFRASGVESPLWMALFHAVSAFTTSGFSTFSNSMESFKDNWVICVTVGSLCYMGSIGFIVLHDAFLAVKSRAYRVTFTSKVILVLTALIFFVCVPLFYLSEPSLRNAGFSEGILISSFQVMTASTTAGFNTVPIGNLAPASLTLLIIAMVIGASPSGTGGGIKTTSVSSCIGIVMSILRGRSTVTFFGHSIPDIRLMTAVASVSIYIGVLAAGVFTLSMAEEQEYIKLVFEAASALGTVGLSMGITGELGNTGKIIVTLLMFLGRVGPLTVGLSLFHSGKELGKNKKSDLAV
- the ruvA gene encoding Holliday junction branch migration protein RuvA, with translation MIYRVKGELLEKHPDFAVIDTGAVAFRVGISMQSFASLPDIGEKASLYTLMNVREDDISLFGFVTLEEKKLFILLTSISKVGPKMALAILSGLDVKSFEKAVVSGDVVKIKGIPGIGLKTAERIILELKDKFDLVFKTEAKPDDNSEDVVSALCNLGYSRKDAENAVRASYSGDCSFEENLKKALRGLSG
- a CDS encoding SulP family inorganic anion transporter, yielding MRKRDYTKRLAGDLYGGITAGVIALPLALAFGVASGAGAQAGLYGAIILGLTAAVFGGTPVQISGPTGPMTVVTASAVALYHGDMTFVITIIFLGGLFQVLLGFCRIGGLIRYIPYPVISGFMTGIGIIIILLQIHPLTGAGSVRSPIMAISEAGRIFTDFSPNDLALGLITLAIVFLTPKKVTRVLPSPLIALIGVTAFAGFMGFNTAVIGHIPSGLPSFHLPVFSISQLTFIVTTAMSLAVLGSIDSLLTSLVSDSLTRTKHNPNKELFGQGLGNMLSSLAGGIPGAGATMRTVINVKSGGTTRLSGIVHALLLLGFVLGFGEQAERVPLSVLAGILIKVGFDIVDYRFLKIIRKAPRHDIAVMSIVLVLTVFVDLIVAVGVGLVAASVLLTYRISTQTQTQVDDVDLETADSAPCGSPAGNRHQIRVVDVNGPFFFGSATQVVGKVGSILDNEVIIFNCSKVPFIDYSGFFALTEMLVNIKESGIIAMIVANDALKERLTDLEINGYLPPQHIFPTLGGAFAHARKHICEDEKKKTAPQLSSL
- the ruvC gene encoding crossover junction endodeoxyribonuclease RuvC is translated as MSRIVIGIDPGLNCTGVGIVRAWPGKVEHVFHGVLRTDSKRELPERLGVICAGLRDIIAEYRPELSAVEDVFQSVNIKSAMLLGQTRGAIIATLLSCGMPVSEYTALQVKKSVVGYGKADKEQVRHMVEVLLGIKMGKTPLDASDALAVAVCLGLDITGRRY
- a CDS encoding YifB family Mg chelatase-like AAA ATPase, with amino-acid sequence MFCRIFSAHVAGIEGVLIEVEVDTANVGLPSFSMVGLAETSVRESRDRVRSALKNMGFSIFNKPITINFAPADFRKEGTGFDLPVAVGLLKSAGHIDADTDKTLFIGELSLDGKLRPVSGVLSVTYAAREKGFETVILPKENMAEASLVSGIKIGGAENLSEVLAWLGGNGGVTFAGNKDACELPARELMHDFRDVKGQFTARRAAEVAAAGMHNILMIGPPGSGKTMIARRLPGILPPLDMEEAIETLKIHSVAGLVRNVSDISFERPFVSPHHTSSSVSIVGGTSRAKPGQVSIAHNGILFMDEFLEFNRSVLETLRQPMEDKEVTVARADRTVKYPASFMLVAACNPCPCGYYGDSRRECTCAPSQVQKYRARLSGPLLDRIDIHMEVKAVDLKELAGLDDGESSESMRDRVMNAHRMQKERFRGEKILLNSQMGERQIKKYCRLDDKSMKLLENACDRFGYSARAYSKILKVARTLADMDNSSDIQSKHVLEALHYRLLDREN
- the sppA gene encoding signal peptide peptidase SppA, with translation MKKNIGKTAIKVIMVLLILGLVGRAVYVLSGAQSGHLPENTVAELSITGIIYDADSVIESLEELSKNEKVKGIIIRVNSPGGVITPTKEIFDYIQTINKPVYASMESVAASGGYYVSAACDRIFAMPTTITGSIGVIMQLSNYEKLMNTIGIKNFSLKSGEFKDIGSPDREMTEAEKQILMTTVMDMYEQFIEDIQKRRNMDEAVLRAQADGRVFTGKRAFDMGFVDNLGSRRDAFEEMKNELKLENVELRNFDKKISVWDKFFGRVEGLNLAGGAHFMYLYKGY
- a CDS encoding YhdH/YhfP family quinone oxidoreductase, with protein sequence MGIGFRAYVVSENTDGTYSGNITERSTDDLPAGEVLIRVRYSSLNYKDALSASGNKGVTKKYPHTPGIDAAGEVAKCTDGSFKEGDRVIVTGYDLGMNTSGGFGEYIRVPSAWVLPLPDGLTMKESTSLGTAGLTAALCVDGLLHSGLRGGSIAVTGATGGVGSVALSILAAEGFSPWAVTGKPELEPFLRSLGAENVISVTDFTAGSEKPLMKPVWDGGIDVLGGSALSAMLKSVKYGGAVSCCGLALSPELNINVFPFILRGISLIGVDSVECPKDKRIKAWNRLAGEWKPAALAEFTAETDLSGLDEKIKAMLDGKAAGRTVIRL
- a CDS encoding iron-containing alcohol dehydrogenase — encoded protein: MDNFTLNIPTKIFFGRNQIKVLGRQIEKYGATRVLICYGSKRIKQDGLFRTITDKLTDRGLFYTELGGIAPNPRITSVREGVRICREENIDFILAVGGGSVIDCAKLIAGSVNYEGDPWDFCLRKAAINKALPIGTVLTLAATGSESNGNAVISNIETGQKLAVYSPILWPKFSILDPEYTYTVPPFHTAAGIADIMSHIFEQYFSPTPDTFTQDRLSEALLKTCLKYAPVVMENPHDYTARAEILWAGNLALNTLLSLGREGDWANHSIEHEVSALFDISHGAGLAILFPNWMKYVMDDSNADKFYSLAVNVFGVAERDDKKAAALEGIDRLRAFYSSIGLPARLSETGVEEDSLQKMAEGAVRFGEIGEFRKLKSKDILAILKMAY